One window from the genome of Brachyspira hampsonii encodes:
- a CDS encoding DNA-methyltransferase, giving the protein MIRKVIIGNCTLIKGNCEEVMEELESDSINAVVSDPPYLYLKHKLDIPFDEDKVFGEWKRLLKNNSMIAFFGRGDAFFRWNLVLDKLGFKFKETAVWEKENASNYLNNFLRIHEDISFRALGNSNLRKEYVDYLEYNINKNKLDRIIDIWKSLRSALNGRDKDDVIKYIETGIKEFNYESKRKYEITARKHQGAKRGVNLFQSVKVGKIETSIMRCNREQYQYQHPTQKPVALMERLVRLVSDENNTILDPFMGGGSTGVACINTNRKFIGIELDDEYFDTAVKRISKAYQDKEDEFIDEKAA; this is encoded by the coding sequence ATGATTAGAAAAGTTATAATTGGAAACTGTACTTTGATAAAAGGAAATTGTGAAGAGGTTATGGAGGAATTAGAAAGCGATTCTATAAATGCTGTTGTATCAGATCCTCCATATTTATATTTAAAACATAAGCTAGATATACCTTTTGATGAAGATAAAGTATTTGGAGAATGGAAAAGATTGTTAAAAAATAATTCTATGATAGCATTTTTTGGAAGAGGAGATGCATTTTTCAGATGGAACTTAGTGCTTGACAAATTAGGTTTTAAGTTTAAAGAAACGGCAGTATGGGAAAAAGAAAATGCATCAAATTATCTAAATAATTTTTTAAGGATACATGAAGATATTTCTTTTCGTGCTTTAGGTAATTCTAATCTAAGAAAAGAATATGTTGACTATTTAGAATATAATATAAACAAAAATAAATTAGATAGAATTATAGATATTTGGAAAAGTTTAAGAAGTGCATTAAATGGCAGAGATAAAGATGATGTTATTAAATATATAGAGACAGGTATAAAAGAGTTTAATTATGAAAGCAAAAGAAAATATGAAATAACAGCAAGAAAACATCAAGGGGCAAAAAGAGGAGTTAATTTATTTCAGTCGGTAAAAGTAGGAAAAATAGAAACTTCTATTATGCGTTGTAATAGAGAGCAGTATCAATATCAGCATCCAACACAAAAACCTGTTGCCTTAATGGAGCGTTTAGTAAGATTAGTTTCAGATGAAAATAATACAATATTAGATCCATTTATGGGCGGAGGCAGTACAGGAGTTGCATGTATTAATACTAATAGGAAATTTATAGGTATAGAGCTAGATGATGAATATTTTGATACAGCAGTAAAAAGAATAAGTAAAGCATATCAAGATAAAGAAGATGAGTTTATTGATGAAAAAGCAGCATAA
- a CDS encoding head-tail connector protein: MSSDTEDINSIDIDVGKVVAEGVLSQEAGDDDKVVTLSEFKKFLNLEGIDYDDDILHLTLDSAIGYCNKANETEYKRADCPPEVRYAILGLAAHYFESKTGEASQSEEVALKGVHRLLAIAREKFTL, translated from the coding sequence ATGAGCAGTGATACTGAAGATATTAATAGTATAGACATTGATGTCGGAAAAGTAGTCGCCGAAGGCGTGCTTTCGCAAGAGGCAGGTGATGATGACAAAGTAGTTACTTTGTCAGAGTTCAAAAAGTTTCTAAACTTAGAAGGCATTGACTATGATGATGATATACTGCATCTGACTTTAGACAGTGCAATCGGCTATTGTAATAAAGCTAATGAAACAGAATACAAAAGAGCCGATTGTCCTCCTGAAGTTAGGTATGCAATTCTTGGACTTGCTGCTCATTATTTTGAAAGCAAAACAGGAGAAGCCAGTCAAAGTGAGGAAGTTGCTTTGAAAGGTGTTCACAGATTGTTGGCTATTGCGAGGGAAAAGTTTACTTTATGA
- a CDS encoding phage major capsid protein: MSPEELRALIEKLKNENALDLQSIDELMQKRQAYSAMSIEERENKKEDISKLDNDIDTLMKNIENRNKEIERNDKLLSLQTKSSMNKRNVADNLDNSSADDNEAELRAKVDRWFRSGNDKEIRETLQAGVAEGGGYTIAPQYLVKEIIKELDSSVEIRKRARIIPAINGYASIGIPTLDSDLNDFEWTSEIGEVPEDKNMAFGKREMKANQLTKIVLVSKRLIQQSNIDAPELVKDRIAYKLGATLEHTYLYGNGNDKPLGIFAQTSDNTAAIPTDRDLAVGTASAAITYDGLVDAVKGLKKGYQHGAVWMLNKEAVAALRKLKDKQDRPLWQESLIVGQPSLILGIPVVQNDFIEDKLEATKYFGVLANLNHYWIMDSLSMELQVLYELYSKTNQVGFQAGYWGDGAPVQKEAFVRLVAHDKPFAKAASQPAG; the protein is encoded by the coding sequence ATGTCACCAGAAGAATTAAGAGCTTTAATAGAAAAACTAAAAAATGAAAATGCTTTAGATTTACAATCTATTGATGAACTTATGCAAAAAAGACAAGCATATTCTGCTATGAGTATTGAAGAGAGAGAAAATAAAAAAGAAGATATATCAAAACTAGATAATGATATAGATACTTTAATGAAGAATATAGAAAATAGAAATAAGGAAATAGAGAGAAATGATAAACTTCTATCACTTCAAACTAAATCTTCTATGAATAAAAGAAATGTAGCTGATAATTTAGACAATTCATCTGCTGATGATAACGAAGCTGAATTAAGAGCTAAGGTTGACAGATGGTTTAGATCAGGCAATGATAAAGAAATAAGAGAAACACTTCAGGCAGGCGTTGCCGAAGGCGGCGGATATACTATAGCACCTCAGTATCTTGTAAAAGAAATTATAAAGGAATTAGATTCATCTGTAGAGATAAGAAAAAGAGCACGTATAATTCCTGCCATAAATGGATATGCTAGTATAGGAATACCTACATTAGACAGTGATTTAAATGACTTTGAATGGACATCAGAAATAGGTGAAGTTCCAGAAGATAAAAATATGGCTTTTGGCAAAAGAGAGATGAAGGCTAATCAATTGACTAAAATTGTTTTAGTGAGTAAGCGATTGATACAGCAAAGTAATATAGATGCTCCAGAATTAGTTAAAGATAGAATAGCATATAAATTAGGTGCTACATTAGAACATACCTATCTGTATGGAAATGGTAATGATAAGCCTCTTGGTATATTTGCTCAAACTTCAGATAATACAGCAGCCATACCAACTGACAGAGATCTAGCTGTTGGAACAGCAAGTGCTGCTATAACTTATGACGGCTTAGTAGATGCTGTAAAAGGTTTAAAAAAAGGATATCAACATGGGGCAGTGTGGATGCTCAATAAAGAAGCAGTTGCTGCGTTGAGAAAACTAAAAGACAAACAAGATAGGCCATTATGGCAGGAAAGTTTAATAGTTGGACAGCCTAGCCTCATTCTTGGAATACCTGTTGTGCAAAACGACTTTATAGAAGATAAGCTGGAAGCTACAAAATATTTCGGTGTGTTAGCAAATTTAAATCATTATTGGATTATGGATAGTTTGTCTATGGAACTTCAAGTTTTATATGAGTTATATAGTAAAACAAATCAGGTAGGTTTCCAAGCAGGATATTGGGGAGACGGTGCTCCTGTTCAAAAAGAAGCATTTGTAAGATTAGTAGCACATGATAAACCATTTGCAAAGGCAGCAAGTCAACCAGCTGGTTAA
- a CDS encoding phage portal protein, which translates to MSVIKNIRNYIKKWLFPDFSYIDSNNFLSIQNDKTLSAVNPNTALTFSTVFACVRVIAETIATLPLFVYKINGNNKVKAKDHSLYSLLHDSPNEECTSVSFIESLITQILLQGNGFVEVVRDNFNRVTELYLIDSNKIKIYRDSNGNKMFEYSDDGEIMTLSPSQVMHIAGLGWNGVIGYSPIAMMRKQITTGLYQDNFALDFFSNGVKKVPIISHPDKLSADAKRNLKESFREAWEKGIVVLEEGMKIDPITMNLSDAQFLESRRFSVEEICRVFRVPPHLIGDLSRSTNNNIEHQSIEFVTHTIRPWCVRIEKALNGYLLNNLERKKYNIEFNLDGLLRGDTLTRQQANQIKLNNGVLTRNEWRILENLNEVEDEYGDEYFCSQQIRPIKTVYETSENESNQNFNINNNDENKKLEEEYKDASKQ; encoded by the coding sequence ATGTCTGTAATAAAAAATATAAGGAATTATATAAAAAAATGGCTGTTTCCTGATTTCAGCTATATTGACAGTAATAACTTTTTATCAATTCAAAATGATAAAACTTTATCAGCAGTCAATCCTAATACTGCTTTGACTTTTTCTACAGTATTTGCATGCGTGAGAGTTATAGCTGAAACAATAGCAACTTTACCTCTTTTTGTATATAAAATAAATGGAAATAATAAAGTAAAAGCTAAAGATCATTCTTTATATAGCTTATTGCATGACTCACCTAATGAAGAATGCACATCAGTATCATTTATAGAAAGTCTAATCACTCAAATACTTCTTCAAGGCAACGGCTTTGTAGAAGTAGTAAGGGATAATTTCAACAGAGTAACAGAACTTTATCTAATAGATTCAAATAAGATTAAAATATATAGAGATTCAAACGGCAATAAAATGTTTGAATATTCAGATGATGGAGAAATCATGACTTTATCTCCGTCTCAAGTTATGCATATAGCAGGACTTGGATGGAACGGAGTGATAGGATACAGTCCAATAGCTATGATGCGTAAGCAAATAACCACAGGACTTTATCAGGATAATTTCGCATTAGATTTCTTTTCTAATGGTGTTAAAAAAGTTCCAATAATTTCACATCCAGATAAATTAAGTGCAGATGCTAAAAGGAATTTAAAAGAAAGTTTCAGAGAGGCTTGGGAAAAAGGTATCGTTGTCCTTGAAGAAGGAATGAAAATAGATCCTATAACAATGAACTTGTCAGATGCTCAGTTTTTAGAAAGCAGAAGATTTTCGGTAGAGGAAATATGCCGAGTGTTCCGTGTACCTCCTCATCTTATAGGAGATTTAAGCAGAAGTACAAATAATAATATAGAGCATCAAAGTATAGAGTTTGTAACGCACACAATAAGACCGTGGTGCGTTCGTATAGAAAAAGCATTGAATGGCTATTTATTAAATAATTTAGAAAGAAAAAAATATAATATAGAGTTTAATTTGGACGGACTTTTGAGAGGCGATACTCTTACAAGGCAGCAGGCGAATCAAATAAAATTAAATAATGGTGTTCTCACTAGAAATGAATGGCGGATACTGGAAAACCTTAACGAAGTAGAAGATGAATACGGAGATGAGTATTTCTGTTCTCAGCAAATAAGACCAATAAAAACAGTTTATGAAACTTCAGAAAATGAGAGCAATCAAAACTTTAATATAAATAATAATGATGAAAATAAAAAATTAGAAGAGGAATATAAAGATGCCAGCAAGCAATAA